Proteins from a single region of Apium graveolens cultivar Ventura chromosome 7, ASM990537v1, whole genome shotgun sequence:
- the LOC141673678 gene encoding uncharacterized protein LOC141673678 — MYDRNALADEAIRCLTILNEKQMNIYEVVAVNVKKREGGLFFVYGHGGTGKTFLWKTIINFLRSEEKIVLAVASSGIASLLIEGGRTTHSRFKVPINIDENSTYNIKQKSFLAELIVQADLLIWDEVPLNHKHVFEAVDRSFHDIMWHKDTNNLNKPFGGKTVLLGGDFRQILLVFPGKGRADIFMASINNSYLWMLVLFLNWIKI, encoded by the coding sequence ATGTATGACAGAAATGCCCTAGCAGACGAAGCCATAAGATGTTTAACTATATTAAATGAAAAACAAATGAATATATACGAAGTTGTTGCCGTGAATGTTAAAAAGCGGGAAGGAGGATTATTTTTTGTTTATGGTCATGGAGGTACTGGAAAAACCTTTTTGTGGAAGACAATAATCAATTTTCTCAGATCAGAAGAAAAAATAGTACTTGCCGTTGCTTCATCCGGAATTGCATCACTACTTATAGAAGGTGGACGAACAACACATTCTAGATTCAAGGTACCAATCAATATTGATGAAAATAGTACATATAAcataaaacaaaaatcatttttagCAGAATTAATTGTTCAAGCTGACTTGCTCATCTGGGATGAAGTGCCATTGAATCATAAACATGTTTTCGAAGCAGTTGATCGTTCTTTTCATGACATCATGTGGCACAAAGATACAAACAACTTGAACAAACCATTTGGAGGGAAAACTGTACTTTTAGGAGGTGATTTTAGACAAATTTTACTAGTTTTTCCTGGGAAGGGTCGTGCAGATATTTTTATGGCATCAATAAATAATTCATACTTATGGATGCTTGTGTTGTTTTTAAACTGGATCAAAATATGA
- the LOC141673677 gene encoding uncharacterized protein LOC141673677 → MLRRDNEFAKVFHHVRYRFKDVNFISAKLRLVTNRQTDGRNSNNPPNAHEFAAIIVEDNLSEPREIVVEYKGGALKRISVLNPSFMAYPLIFTYGEDGYRTGILHRGVSTASKDKRNVVSMRQFYFFRLQHRDDEGHTLIRSGRLFLQFVVDAWACIEHARLVFVLKKPINLKKRGLPHAHIVVWIDESDKCKNTDDIDLLISAEIPDKEVDPIGYESVSKFMVHGPCGELNSKYACMKDHKCTKLFPKDFNNETIIDSKGYVVYKRHNDGRTIMCKDVAVDNIFIVTYNRGLIVKYQAHINVEWCNQGATMAIEKSENNEPGYDDNNEDDGKRNKSEVDDYIACRYEDSTQMQRCSYSGLKRIKDTQVGEHCHIYNFLKSLGGIIRANYGFNEKIRSVLGRLIYIHPIARELFFLRMLLNVVRGATSFRDIRTINGVTYDTYKEACLKYGLLESDDDWQLAITDASVHQTGSQLLLLFVTLLFFSDISDVHALWNKNWRLMSDDIEYKERKNSGLRNFTISDQRLQSLALFDVDSQLRKQGNHY, encoded by the exons ATGCTACGTCGAGACAACGAATTTGCAAAGGTTTTTCATCACGTCCGATATAGATTTAAGGATGTAAATTTTATCTCAGCAAAATTACGTTTAGTGACAAATCGACAAACAGATGGCCGAAATAGTAATAATCCTCCAAACGCACATGAGTTTGCAGCAATAATTGTTGAGGACAATTTGTCTGAGCCTAGAGAGATAGTGGTAGAATACAAGGGTGGTGCTTTGAAAAGAATATCAGTACTTAATCCATCTTTCATGGCTTATCCATTAATATTCACATATGGGGAAGATGGATATAGGACAGGGATCTTACATCGTGGTGTATCTACTGCTTCAAAAGATAAAAGAAATGTGGTAAGTATGAGGCAATTTTATTTTTTTCGACTTCAACATCGTGATGACGAAGGACATACTTTGATTAGAAGTGGAAGATTGTTCCTACAGTTTGTGGTGGATGCATGGGCATGCATCGAGCATGCTAGATTAGTATTTGTGTTAAAAAAACCAATCAATCTTAAG AAGAGGGGATTACCACATGCCCACATAGTTGTATGGATAGATGAGTCTGATAAATGCAAAAATACCGATGATATTGATCTTTTGATCTCTGCTGAAATCCCAGACAAAGAAGTTGATCCAATTGGATATGAATCTGTTTCAAAGTTTATGGTTCACGGTCCATGCGGTGAGCTAAACTCAAAATACGCATGCATGAAAGATCACAAATGTACGAAATTATTTCCTAAGGATTTCAACAATGAAACTATAATCGATTCGAAAGGTTATGTTGTTTACAAAAGGCACAATGATGGTCGGACAATAATGTGCAAAGATGTTGCTGTGGATAACAT ATTTATTGTTACATACAATAGAGGACTAATCGTCAAATATCAAGCTCATATTAATGTGGAATGGTGTAATCAAGGAG CTACAATGGCTATTGAAAAAAGCGAAAATAATGAACCTGGCTATGATGACAATAACGAGGATGACGGAAAAAGAAATAAAAGTGAGGTTGATGATTATATAGCATGTCGATAC GAAGACTCCACCCAGATGCAACGATGTTCATATAGTGGTTTGAAGCGAATAAAAGATACACAAGTGGGAGAACATTGCCATatatacaatttcctgaaaagTTTAGGTGGGATAATAAGAGCAAACTATGGGTTCAACGAAAAAATAAGATCCGTGTTGGGTAGGCTTATATACATTCACCCAATAGCACGAGAACTATTTTTTCTAAGAATGTTGTTGAATGTTGTACGTGGAGCAACATCTTTTAGAGATATACGCACAATAAATGGTGTTACTTATGACACGTATAAAGAAGCCTGCCTAAAATATGGACTTCTCGAAAGTGATGATGATTGGCAGTTGGCAATTACAGATGCTTCTGTACACCAAACCGGGTCACAACTTCTCCTACTATTTGTTACTTTGCTATTCTTTTCTGACATATCAGATGTTCATGCATTATGGAATAAAAATTGGAGGCTTATGTCCGATGATATTGAATATAAAGAGAGGAAAAATTCCGGACTGCGCAATTTCACTATTAGCGATCAACGTCTTCAATCTCTTGCTCTCTTTGATGTTGATTCACAATTACGTAAGCAGGGAAATCATTATTAG